From Alkalilimnicola sp. S0819, the proteins below share one genomic window:
- the cydD gene encoding thiol reductant ABC exporter subunit CydD, translating into MDQLAAVRRDRAARAQRRAAGRWLNGQTGRPLWLPAYGLPVLDSLLLLAFFSLLAHALNALAFGPDLPGAPLLGLLAIAVARALLQAGTEHLAAQAARRILARLRTALHGLALDPAVRLRLRQGPAELSTLLGEQLQTLGPWFREYLPARTRALVQPLLILLLVFMLDWLAGLLLLLSAPLIPLFSALIGLGTSTLAREQQDRLQRLGAHFLDRVRALPTLRLLRRAQTEAAGVGAAAQAYRRSSMQVLRVAFLSSAVLEFFSAIAIATLAVYIGMALLGFITFGPAPELGFQSGLLILLLAPEFFQPLRRLAAGYHERAAALAAAPELQALLAQAPAEEQVKPHSITLRAAPALLVQGLALRWPDSEQAVIEGLNLEVAAGEWLSIRGESGSGKSSLAAALLGWLAPQAGRILLAGRLLADWPAPDLRGACGWLGQQPHLLPASLRRNLDPGGRHADAALREMLARVDLGRALALLPAGLDTRLAERGGGLSGGEAQRLCLARALLPQPRLLILDEPTASLDPAAEQRLLRVLRGLAGGITIIQFSHSPAAGAASDRQLELRQGRLHRVA; encoded by the coding sequence GTGGATCAGCTCGCCGCCGTCCGCCGGGACCGGGCCGCCCGCGCGCAGCGCCGCGCCGCCGGGCGCTGGCTGAACGGGCAGACCGGCCGGCCCCTGTGGCTGCCCGCCTATGGGCTGCCGGTGCTCGACAGCCTGCTGCTGCTCGCCTTCTTCAGTCTGCTCGCCCATGCGCTGAACGCGCTGGCCTTCGGCCCGGACCTGCCGGGCGCCCCCCTGCTGGGGCTGCTCGCCATTGCCGTGGCGCGCGCGCTGCTCCAGGCCGGCACCGAGCACCTGGCCGCCCAGGCCGCCCGGCGGATCCTCGCCCGGCTGCGCACCGCGCTGCATGGCCTGGCCCTGGACCCGGCCGTGCGCCTGCGGCTGCGCCAGGGGCCGGCGGAGCTCTCCACCCTGCTCGGCGAGCAGCTGCAGACCCTGGGGCCCTGGTTTCGCGAATACCTGCCCGCCCGCACCCGGGCGCTGGTCCAGCCCCTGCTGATCCTGCTGCTGGTGTTCATGCTCGATTGGCTCGCCGGCCTGCTGTTGCTGCTGAGCGCGCCGCTCATTCCGCTGTTCAGCGCCCTGATCGGCCTGGGCACCAGCACCCTGGCCCGCGAGCAGCAGGACCGCCTGCAGCGCCTGGGGGCGCATTTCCTGGACCGGGTGCGGGCCCTGCCCACTCTGCGCCTGCTGCGCCGGGCGCAGACCGAGGCCGCGGGGGTGGGGGCGGCCGCGCAGGCCTATCGGCGCAGCAGCATGCAGGTGCTGCGGGTGGCTTTTCTGTCCTCGGCGGTGCTGGAGTTCTTCAGCGCCATCGCCATTGCGACCCTCGCCGTGTACATCGGCATGGCGCTGCTCGGGTTCATCACCTTCGGCCCGGCACCCGAGCTCGGCTTTCAGTCCGGCCTGCTGATCCTGTTGCTGGCCCCGGAGTTCTTCCAGCCCCTGCGCCGCCTGGCGGCGGGTTACCACGAACGCGCCGCCGCCCTGGCCGCCGCCCCCGAGCTGCAGGCCCTGCTGGCGCAGGCGCCGGCGGAAGAACAGGTAAAGCCGCACTCAATAACCCTGCGGGCGGCGCCGGCGCTCTTGGTGCAAGGGCTTGCCCTGCGCTGGCCCGACAGCGAACAGGCTGTGATCGAAGGGCTGAACCTGGAGGTGGCGGCCGGTGAGTGGCTGAGCATTCGCGGCGAGTCGGGCAGCGGCAAGAGCAGCCTGGCCGCAGCCTTGCTCGGCTGGCTCGCTCCCCAGGCGGGGCGCATTCTGCTGGCCGGCCGGCTCTTGGCCGATTGGCCCGCGCCGGATCTGCGCGGGGCCTGCGGCTGGCTGGGTCAGCAACCGCATCTGCTGCCGGCGAGCCTGCGGCGCAACCTGGACCCGGGCGGGCGGCATGCTGACGCGGCGCTGCGGGAGATGCTGGCGCGGGTGGATCTGGGCCGGGCGCTGGCCCTGCTGCCCGCGGGCCTGGATACCCGCCTGGCCGAGCGGGGCGGGGGGCTTTCCGGCGGGGAGGCCCAGCGCCTGTGCCTTGCCCGCGCGCTGTTGCCGCAACCGCGGCTGCTGATCCTCGACGAGCCCACCGCCAGCCTGGACCCGGCCGCGGAGCAGCGGCTGCTGCGGGTGCTGCGCGGCCTGGCCGGCGGGATCACCATCATCCAGTTCAGCCACAGCCCTGCGGCGGGCGCGGCCAGCGATCGGCAACTGGAGCTGCGGCAGGGGAGGTTGCACCGTGTGGCGTGA
- the cydB gene encoding cytochrome d ubiquinol oxidase subunit II yields MELIDLTMIWVIILGFAVLMYVLMDGFDLGVGILFPFAPSDQARDDMMNSVGPVWDGNETWLVLGGAGLLAAFPMVYAVFLPALYIGVFLMLAGLIFRGVAFEFRFKARTSRYLWDHAFNIGSTVAAFAQGAVVGAYIQGFEVQGFQYAGGALDWLTPFTVMTGLGVVTGYALLGATWTLLKTEGETQAWAWRLTPWLVAGMLVFFVVVSVWTPLAHERVFQRWMSNAHVLWLFPAATLGVCGWLWHALRKRQEGTPFVATMVLFLLFYIGLLISMWPYAVPPHYTFWDAASAPGSQLFLLLGFLFVIPFVLGYTAWTYWVFRGKVRRDGGYGH; encoded by the coding sequence ATGGAACTGATCGATCTGACCATGATCTGGGTGATCATCCTGGGCTTCGCGGTGCTGATGTACGTGCTCATGGACGGCTTCGACCTGGGGGTGGGCATCCTCTTCCCCTTCGCCCCCAGCGACCAGGCCCGTGACGACATGATGAACTCCGTGGGCCCGGTGTGGGACGGCAACGAGACCTGGCTGGTGTTGGGCGGGGCGGGCCTGCTGGCCGCCTTTCCCATGGTTTATGCGGTGTTCCTGCCCGCGCTCTATATCGGTGTGTTCCTGATGCTGGCCGGGCTGATCTTTCGCGGTGTGGCCTTCGAGTTCCGCTTCAAGGCGCGAACCTCCCGCTACCTCTGGGACCACGCCTTCAACATCGGCTCCACCGTGGCCGCCTTCGCCCAAGGCGCGGTGGTGGGCGCCTACATCCAGGGCTTTGAGGTGCAGGGTTTCCAGTACGCGGGCGGGGCGCTGGACTGGTTGACGCCGTTCACCGTGATGACCGGCCTGGGGGTGGTCACCGGCTACGCGCTGCTCGGCGCCACCTGGACCCTGCTCAAGACCGAGGGCGAAACCCAGGCCTGGGCCTGGCGGCTCACGCCCTGGCTGGTGGCCGGCATGCTGGTGTTCTTCGTGGTGGTCAGTGTCTGGACGCCGCTCGCCCACGAGCGGGTGTTCCAGCGCTGGATGAGCAACGCTCACGTGCTGTGGCTGTTCCCGGCGGCCACCCTGGGGGTCTGCGGGTGGTTGTGGCACGCCCTGCGCAAGCGCCAGGAGGGCACGCCCTTCGTCGCCACCATGGTGCTGTTCCTGCTGTTCTACATCGGCCTGCTGATCAGCATGTGGCCCTATGCCGTGCCGCCGCACTACACCTTCTGGGACGCGGCCTCCGCGCCCGGCTCGCAGCTCTTCCTGCTGCTCGGCTTCCTGTTCGTGATCCCCTTCGTGCTGGGCTACACCGCCTGGACCTACTGGGTATTCCGCGGCAAGGTCCGCCGTGACGGCGGCTACGGCCACTAG
- a CDS encoding cytochrome ubiquinol oxidase subunit I, whose translation MELDPVLLSRIQFAFVVSFHAIFPVFSIGLASFIAFLEALLYRTGNPVYEALSGFWTKVFAVVFGMGVVSGIVMAFQFGTNWSVFSYAAANFLGPMLSYEVVTAFFLEAVFLGVLLFGRHRVPAGMHLFAACMVALGTLISSFWILSANSWMQTPAGAELRDGIFHLTSWGEAIFNPSFVWRFLHFATAAFLTAGFVVLGVSAWYLRQGRAQVASGRALAITVVLMAVLAPAQLFLGDMHGLNTFEHQPQKVAAMEGVWETERGAPLLLFALPSQSGERNHLEIGIPKGASLILTHELDGEIRGLKEWAPEDRPHVATVFWSFRVMVGLGLLMILAALTGLVQLLRGRLQVSWRLLRLYTWMIPAPFLAVLAGWFVTETGRQPWLVHGLMRVEDGVTPSLTGGMALFTLIGYILVYAVIFIAGLYYLLRVMEAGPEAATPEEALHGRAKRPLSAVDTPFEH comes from the coding sequence ATGGAACTCGATCCGGTCCTGCTCTCCCGCATCCAGTTCGCCTTCGTGGTGAGCTTCCACGCCATCTTTCCCGTGTTCAGCATTGGTCTGGCGAGTTTCATCGCCTTCCTGGAAGCGCTGCTCTATCGCACCGGCAACCCGGTCTACGAAGCCCTGTCGGGCTTCTGGACCAAGGTCTTCGCCGTGGTCTTCGGCATGGGGGTGGTCTCGGGCATTGTCATGGCCTTCCAGTTCGGCACCAACTGGAGCGTGTTCTCCTACGCCGCGGCGAATTTCCTCGGCCCGATGCTCAGCTACGAGGTGGTCACCGCCTTCTTCCTGGAGGCGGTGTTCCTGGGGGTGCTGCTGTTCGGCCGCCACCGGGTGCCGGCGGGCATGCACCTGTTCGCGGCCTGCATGGTGGCGCTGGGCACGCTCATCTCCTCGTTCTGGATACTCTCGGCCAACAGCTGGATGCAGACGCCCGCCGGCGCGGAGCTGCGCGACGGCATCTTCCACCTCACCTCCTGGGGCGAGGCCATCTTCAACCCCTCCTTCGTCTGGCGCTTCCTGCATTTCGCCACCGCCGCCTTCCTCACCGCCGGTTTCGTGGTGCTGGGGGTGTCGGCCTGGTATCTGCGCCAGGGCCGCGCACAAGTGGCCAGCGGCCGGGCGCTGGCGATCACCGTGGTGCTGATGGCGGTGCTGGCCCCCGCGCAGCTGTTTCTGGGCGATATGCACGGCCTGAACACCTTCGAGCACCAGCCGCAGAAGGTCGCCGCCATGGAAGGGGTGTGGGAGACCGAGCGGGGCGCGCCCCTTTTGTTGTTCGCCCTGCCCAGCCAGTCCGGCGAGCGTAACCACTTGGAGATCGGCATTCCCAAGGGCGCCAGCCTGATCCTCACCCACGAGCTGGACGGCGAGATCCGCGGGCTCAAGGAGTGGGCGCCGGAGGACCGCCCCCATGTGGCGACGGTGTTCTGGAGCTTCCGGGTGATGGTGGGGCTGGGGCTGCTGATGATCCTCGCCGCGCTCACGGGGCTGGTGCAGTTGCTGCGCGGGCGGCTGCAGGTGTCGTGGCGCCTGCTGCGGCTCTATACCTGGATGATCCCCGCGCCCTTTCTCGCGGTGCTGGCCGGCTGGTTCGTCACCGAGACCGGTCGCCAGCCCTGGCTGGTGCACGGCCTGATGCGGGTGGAGGACGGCGTCACGCCCTCGCTCACCGGCGGCATGGCGCTGTTCACCCTGATCGGCTACATCCTGGTCTACGCCGTGATCTTCATCGCCGGTCTGTATTACCTGCTGCGGGTGATGGAGGCCGGCCCCGAGGCGGCCACCCCCGAGGAAGCGCTGCACGGCCGGGCCAAGCGGCCCCTGTCCGCCGTGGACACCCCGTTCGAACACTAA
- a CDS encoding YchJ family protein: MSLTQDCPCGSGGALAHCCGPILGGEAPAPTAEALMRSRYSAFVLDNTAYLRESWHPSTRPAALAPGEGPNWRGLTIIAATGAAEDDTGEVEFVARFEENGRKGVLHETSRFVREGGRWYYLSGEIHPAPGRNAPCPCGSGGKFKRCCGMN, translated from the coding sequence ATGAGTCTTACCCAAGATTGCCCCTGCGGTTCCGGGGGCGCCCTCGCCCACTGCTGCGGCCCGATTCTCGGCGGCGAAGCGCCCGCCCCCACGGCGGAAGCGCTGATGCGCTCGCGCTACAGCGCCTTCGTGCTGGATAACACCGCCTACCTGCGGGAGAGCTGGCACCCCTCCACCCGCCCGGCGGCGCTGGCGCCGGGTGAGGGGCCGAACTGGCGGGGGCTGACGATAATCGCGGCGACCGGGGCGGCGGAAGACGATACGGGCGAGGTGGAGTTCGTCGCCCGCTTCGAGGAAAACGGGCGTAAGGGTGTGCTGCACGAAACCAGCCGCTTCGTGCGCGAGGGGGGGCGCTGGTATTACCTGAGTGGGGAGATCCACCCGGCGCCTGGGCGCAATGCGCCTTGCCCCTGTGGGAGTGGGGGGAAGTTCAAGCGGTGTTGTGGCATGAACTGA
- a CDS encoding type VI secretion system tube protein Hcp → MSIFMDYEGLNGESADINHKRWIDVEHLHWGVSRKITSNTSTRNDRESANAELANLTVTRRMDCATPGLFLESC, encoded by the coding sequence ATGTCGATCTTCATGGATTACGAAGGCCTGAACGGCGAGAGCGCCGACATCAACCATAAGCGGTGGATAGACGTTGAGCACTTGCATTGGGGCGTATCTCGGAAGATTACGTCCAACACCTCCACGCGGAACGACAGAGAGTCCGCGAATGCGGAGCTTGCGAACCTTACTGTGACTCGGCGTATGGACTGCGCAACGCCCGGCCTGTTCCTGGAGTCGTGCTGA
- a CDS encoding SOS response-associated peptidase: MCGRYALHTAPKKLAQALGLPLDLVWQPRYNIAPGGEVPIIRPDSDTGEPVGANAHWGYHPHWAGASAPTPINARAERLRESRYFLGSFRHRRCLVPADGWFEWTGEQGRKQPWYFHHRDGTPLAFAGLLARGADGEDTLAIITEPARGEAKAIHDRMPLVLTRESLPAWLSPALEDPDAIRRAVRHEPMECFAVHRVSPAVNRAEVEGEELLAPVEGDRGSGSSV; the protein is encoded by the coding sequence ATGTGCGGCCGTTACGCCCTACACACCGCCCCCAAAAAGCTCGCCCAGGCCCTGGGCCTGCCGCTGGATCTCGTCTGGCAGCCCCGCTACAATATCGCTCCCGGTGGCGAGGTGCCGATCATCCGCCCCGATTCCGACACCGGGGAACCCGTGGGTGCCAACGCCCACTGGGGCTACCACCCCCACTGGGCCGGCGCCTCGGCCCCCACCCCCATCAACGCCCGGGCCGAGCGTCTGCGCGAGAGCCGCTACTTCCTCGGCAGCTTCCGCCACCGCCGCTGCCTGGTGCCCGCCGATGGCTGGTTCGAGTGGACCGGCGAGCAGGGGCGCAAGCAGCCCTGGTACTTCCACCACCGGGACGGCACCCCGCTCGCCTTCGCCGGCCTGCTCGCCCGGGGCGCGGACGGCGAGGACACCCTGGCCATCATCACCGAGCCGGCCCGCGGCGAGGCGAAGGCCATCCATGACCGCATGCCGCTGGTGCTGACCCGTGAAAGTTTGCCGGCCTGGCTTTCACCCGCGCTGGAAGACCCGGACGCGATCCGCCGGGCGGTGCGTCATGAGCCCATGGAGTGCTTTGCCGTGCACCGGGTGAGTCCGGCGGTGAACCGGGCGGAGGTGGAAGGGGAGGAGTTGTTGGCGCCTGTGGAGGGGGATCGCGGAAGCGGGTCCTCGGTATGA
- a CDS encoding HigA family addiction module antitoxin has protein sequence MQHPYKRPVPRLLPQRIGEIVAGRRSITADTDLRLCRFFGLSNGYWLRAQAAYDTEVAQEALSETLAKITPWRGEPSQAGRGDHR, from the coding sequence GTGCAGCATCCATATAAACGGCCAGTTCCGCGTCTGCTACCGCAGCGGATTGGCGAGATCGTCGCGGGGCGGCGCTCCATTACCGCCGATACCGATCTGCGCCTGTGCCGCTTCTTTGGGCTCTCCAACGGCTATTGGCTGCGGGCCCAGGCCGCCTACGACACCGAGGTGGCCCAGGAGGCGCTGTCCGAGACGCTGGCCAAGATCACGCCTTGGCGAGGAGAGCCGTCCCAGGCGGGCCGGGGGGATCATCGATAG
- a CDS encoding HNH endonuclease signature motif containing protein: MSNDVGAAHIVPFSETGNDSPRNGIALSPTFHRLMDRGIIAPGPDYRWHVSKVIDRRIPDNGQLLELEGAELLLPRDQRWHPSPEYLEARVATLL, from the coding sequence ATGAGCAACGACGTGGGGGCGGCGCACATCGTGCCGTTCAGCGAGACGGGGAACGACAGCCCACGCAACGGGATTGCCCTTTCGCCGACCTTTCACCGGCTTATGGACCGCGGGATCATCGCCCCGGGGCCGGACTACCGGTGGCATGTGTCGAAGGTCATCGATCGCCGGATTCCGGACAACGGGCAGTTGCTGGAGCTGGAGGGGGCGGAGCTTTTGCTGCCGCGGGATCAGCGCTGGCATCCGTCGCCGGAGTATCTAGAGGCGAGGGTCGCGACGCTGCTGTAG